AATATGaacttaattatttattatggaCCGAATTATGCAATCCAATcactcaattaaattaaataatttaataatccTGCCTTATCACCCAAATCAAACGCAGACTTTACGTTTTTACTGTAGAAGAATCTGTCGTTCACAAACTTTCATGAATAATTCCGTGTTTTTTATTGactcataaataaataattacaagAAAGTTGAGCATTGCTAATTAAAAAAGGATTTACGGATTCACTTGAGAAATAATAGTATTAAAATCAATCGAACACTGTAGTTCCATTTAACACTGGAATACAAAGACAGTTTATAAATTGAATACATTTGAATACAAGGAAGATACGATGCATTACATACAAATTGAAGTAGAATAAATATAGTGATTGATATGTACATCTTACAACACAAGATAACCACCAACATTTATGCATCCAACTGCGCAACTAGCGACACCCACCAGCACCAAATCCAATTCTTGAACCAGCTATGTCATACACAACCTCCGTAGTCTGCTGCTGCTGGTTGCCGATGATGCCGAGATCCGAGTTAGCAGCAAACGACAAGCACGTCGTCCCCTTGTCCACTTCCAACACAACATTGTGCGGCGCCAGCTTCAGCGCCGCCCCTCCTTGAAACCTCATCTCAACTGCCGGAACAACGGCGGATACCTCAGCAGCAGACCCCGCGAAGCAAGCGTCCAGAATGGAAAACGCTTCAACCTGCTTATACTTTGGAGATATGATCTTCACCAGCGCCTCCCTCAGGGCCGTGTATACCGGCGATGAAAGCCGTGTTATGGTGGTGCCGGAGTCTATGATGGTCGGCACACTGTAGCTGGAAGCTGCCACGCCCAGCACCTTGCCAGAGACGGCTATGCCCGTGAGCTTCACAAAGTACAAGGAAGGATCGTGAGAGTCGGATAGCAAGGGGGTGAAGCTGGATGCAGAAGAAGTGGAACGAGTTCCGATGGAGAGATAGCCTCCAGACCCGGATTTCCCCAGCGGGGAAGCTGTTGGGAGGCAGTAAGAGAAGGCCTTGCCGTACTTGGTTGACAACTGGGATAGCATGGACAGAGGGCTCTTTGCAAGGCCAACCAGACCGGCTGATTTCCCAAAGAGGCCATCGTTGTTCTGACCACATCCGAACGTGAAATCAGGGAGCGTCTCAGCGCCAAAGGTGAGCGAGTCTTTGCTCAAGTAGCCCTGAGAGAAAGACTGATCACCATATGTTGCAGTGTACACACATTTATCCGAATTAGAGCACATAGGGCTGTTGAGAGTGGCATCTTTTAAGGAAGAGCACTCGGTTGCCTCACAGGGCAGAATTTTGTATGTGTTTGAAGATGAAGGGTCGAAGAGAGGCGCGGCTTGTGGATGGCAATAGGCCAAACAGGGCTGGCACTGAATCCATGAAAGGGAGCTCCCCGTGTCCACAACCACGGGATAGTAAGTCGGTGGACTTCCTACCCCGATTTTAGTGTAGTAATTCCCCACACCGAGGGACTCACCTGGATTCAGAGGGACGCTAACGGAAGTTCCCTCGATCAATCCACCGGGGACAGCTGCTGTCAAGTTCTGTCGGAGTCTTGAATTGAGAAACTTGACGCGGGCGTTATCCAGAGCAAGGACATCCGAGAAGGAAAGTGAGCTGGGGAAGTGATCCAGAGGCAGCTCAAGGGCGGGATGCTTCAGCCGCTCAACTTCTGCAAGAGTCAGTATATCAGTAAAATCGACAACATATATTTATGCAATGCGTGTATTGTGTAGTGACATGTTTATAAAAGGAAACATGCCTCTAATGGAAGATGTTCCAACGAGCAAGAGAGcgaaaagaagagagaagagcaGCTCCATTTCTGCAATGGCTTCTCACCCTCCAAGTTGGGGATTTATAGCAAATAAACATTAAGATAACTAAACCACCAATTAAGAGGGTGAGGTTCGAAGGGACATCTTAAACTGACTCGTGAGGCCTTCTCAACCAAGATGAGTCCGCATGTGGTTGAGGCATCTATTATCTCTTAATTTAGGGGCccatttcctttcctttttgaAAGACTGCTGATTGAGGAATCAAGAATCGACCACCAATAATAACTAAATGATAAACCCACATCCCTTCATCCAGATCCCCAGCTAATTCTACTTCATCACGCAACTTAACAAAAAGATTCAAGGTGTTAGCTGATATGTCACGTACCTCTTGAGAAATTTTGGCTTCAACATTAATTGCACTCATAAATCCATTTTGCTTGCATGACTTCTCCATATCAAAGCAACTGAGAAAATTATagtaatatattcttatattaaTTTGCGCATATGGAGAACTTGTAGCTCGAAGTTACCCACCGTTATTTAATGTCTTGAGATCAAATAAATCCAATTCAACTGAAAACATTTAAGCGAACACCACACTGAACTACAAACAACCAGGTACAATAAATTCTGTATCTATGGTTACAAATTTTACCAGAAAAAATCTGGATTTGTGTCGGCAAATTATGCCCTCCGGAAAGCATTGCTCTCACTGTCGGATTGCCGCTGTGAATAATGTGTACGGCGGCGCACACTCTCCTCAATGGTTGAGCTTCCTCCCTTCTCAGCTCCATAAACGCTTTTCTGAGTAGCATCCAGGAAGTTTCTACCAGAAGATGCACGATCAAGAATAGCTTCCTGTGCTTCAGCATCTGCTGCTGTCTTTAGACGTTTCCATCTTTGTTCCTCATGCCGTTGAGCATCCATTTCCATCTCCTTAAGCTTAGCAGCTCTCTCTTCTTCAGATAGTTTAGTAGCATTTCGGTGCCTGTTGTTCGACTCATGCCTTGGGGGCTTAACAGAGTTGCTTGAATAACTTCTCTTCTCATGACGAGGTTCAAGCAGCCGTTCTGAAGAACATTCCTTCTTATTGGATTCATAATATCTCTTCTTACTTCTATATTCGTCATCAACTCTGTCGTTTTTGCGATTAGGACTGCCACTTGGCCTCTGATTGTTGTACTCCTCATGACGTTTCTTTCTTCTACTATCTCCCTCACTCAATTCATCATCAGAAGTATGTGTTTTCTTACTCAAATGCTTTTCAGATCTGGAGCCCTTGTGGAGACTCTCTCTGTGTCTTTCCACTGTCGAAGAGGCATCAATTTTGCGATTAGGACTGCCACTTGGCCTCCGATCTT
The genomic region above belongs to Salvia miltiorrhiza cultivar Shanhuang (shh) chromosome 5, IMPLAD_Smil_shh, whole genome shotgun sequence and contains:
- the LOC130985974 gene encoding aspartyl protease family protein At5g10770-like yields the protein MELLFSLLFALLLVGTSSIREVERLKHPALELPLDHFPSSLSFSDVLALDNARVKFLNSRLRQNLTAAVPGGLIEGTSVSVPLNPGESLGVGNYYTKIGVGSPPTYYPVVVDTGSSLSWIQCQPCLAYCHPQAAPLFDPSSSNTYKILPCEATECSSLKDATLNSPMCSNSDKCVYTATYGDQSFSQGYLSKDSLTFGAETLPDFTFGCGQNNDGLFGKSAGLVGLAKSPLSMLSQLSTKYGKAFSYCLPTASPLGKSGSGGYLSIGTRSTSSASSFTPLLSDSHDPSLYFVKLTGIAVSGKVLGVAASSYSVPTIIDSGTTITRLSSPVYTALREALVKIISPKYKQVEAFSILDACFAGSAAEVSAVVPAVEMRFQGGAALKLAPHNVVLEVDKGTTCLSFAANSDLGIIGNQQQQTTEVVYDIAGSRIGFGAGGCR